DNA from Leptospira terpstrae serovar Hualin str. LT 11-33 = ATCC 700639:
AACGGGAAGGTTTCCATCGTCGAAGGAATCAGAAACCGAACGAATGGTAACCACCTGAGGTACATCCCAGCCGCTGTCGCTTGTGTTGCCTGTATAGTTCGCCGATTGCCCGTTCGTCGGTGTAAAGGTCAAAGTGCGCGAGGCTGCAACCCCTGCGGTACTATTGAGTAACACCGCTTCTGTCCCGTCGGAGGAAGTAATGGGACCAATCGTTACATTAGAACTCGGCTTTAACGAAAGTCTGATTTCAAAGGTAATGGTAGAACTTCCATTCTCTGCCATAGAAGACGCTGATAAGTTTTGGATTCGAACCAAAGGTTCATTACTATCGGTATTGATGGCAGTCACAGCAGGAATGGCGATTGAGTTGTATTTTGGATCCGTTGAAGAGGAATTTCCAAAAGTAATATTTACATTTTGATCGCCATCGTCAGATCCATCTAACACGGACGTGACAGTAACTGTTTGCGGAGTATTCCAGTTCCCTACTGTAAAGTTTAAAGAAGATGGAGATACAGTAATTTCTGCGGTATTACTGGATGTGATAGAAGGAATACTGACTGAGTTTGTTGGCTGTGAGTTTAAAACAACGGTAAAAGTTTCTGTGGAAGGAGTTCCATTTTCATGAACCACAAGCCCACCCACTGGAGTTACGGTAAATCCTGCCGTATCATCATCTGTCACAAAGATGGTTGCTTGAGTGGGAGGCGTAACTGAATTATATACGGGATCCGCAGAACCTCCCGTATCTACAGTTCCAAATTGTAAAGTAACGGTTCTTGTATCTTCATCAATCGAATTGTTGTTAGTTGTGATATTGACAAATTGGTCTATGTTCCAATTCGCATTGGTAAAAACTAAATTTGAGGTGCTGGCATTCGTGATGGAATTATTTTCTGAAATTCCAGTGAGTGTTACTGTAAATCCAGGCGGTGGTTGAGAAGAAAGATGAATGGCAAATGAAAGAGTTCCTCCATTTTCTGATATGGTCAAACTCCCTGGACTTGTGAGTATAAATCCAGGCACATCATCATCTGTATTGGTAACAGAAGGAAAAACAGGTCCCGCCAAACCATTGTAATCTGTATCAGCAGAAGTTGCGGCTCCTGTAACAATCGACACTGTCCTTGAACCATCTACTATATAATCATCTACTCCTGTGACTGTGACAATCTTAGGAGTGAACCATTCTCCTGGTGCAAAGGTAAGTGAGGAAGGTGATGCTGTTCCTTCAGAACTAGGTGTGGCCACGATAGAAGGGATTGTCACTGAATTTGTGGGAAGAGTATTCATGACCACAGCAAAACTGACTGCCCCGCCAGCTTCCGTTGTGGTAAGTCCAGATAAATTGATTACAGTGAACCCTGCCACATCATCATCTACATTGGTTCCGGTAATGATTGGAACTGGTTTTCCCAAGTAAGCGGGATCATTCGATACAGTAACGTCTGCAGAAATTTGAAATGTACTTTCATCTACACTAAAATCATCCACACCGGTAATAGTCACAGTTTGTGGCACATCCCAATTGTTAGGTGTAAATACAAGTTCTACTGCTGCGACTGTAGCTTCTGTAGTATCGTTTGAAACAAAGTTTCTAATATAAACATCTTGCATTGGCCTTGTTTGTAAAACATAGGCAATGGTTCCCGTTTCTCCTGTTTCGGATGTGATTAGACCTAAAGTGGGACTTGCGGCCACACCAGAGGATTCATTGTCTGTATTGACTACGAGTAAAACAGGAAGTCCTTGAGAAGAAAACCTGATGTCAGAAGCAAAAGTTGTTCCTAATTGAACTCTATAGTTTTGATTTCCATCTGCAATTAAATCATCCACTCCCGCCAAACGAACGCTCTGTGGTATATCCCAATTATCTTCCGTAAATTCAATAAAAGTTGAAGATAATAGAACACCTTCTGTAGGATCAGAGACAGTGATGGGACCGATTCTTACTGAACTATTCGGCTCAATGTTCAAACGAACTGTGAATTCTGCTTGTTTTCCATTTTCACTCGTAAATAAAAAATTCGGAGTATCGTAAATCACAGAACCTTGCCCAGTTGTAGATGCAAAAAAAGAACCGAATAACATCTGTAGGTTAATGGGTGTTATGGACTGGCAGGATACAGAGAGAGTGGAGAAAACGAGAAAAATAATGGAAATACAGACCCTGAACATGATTCCCTTTTGTCCTCGTTTGACTTCCAATTAGGGTTCTCCCTTTATATATTACGAGAAAAATACCCTAAATCAGAAAAAAATTTCCAGGATATGCAATAAACAAAAATGAGCCAAAATCAAAATCAAACTTCTAGGGGACCACTTGCTGGTGTGAAAGTAGTCGACTTATCTTTACTCCTTCCAGGACCACTTTGTTCGCAACATTTAGCGGATATGGGTGCCGAGGTCATAAAAATTGAAAACCCAAGAGCCTATGATGGATCTCGTGCGATGTTCAAAGGAAAAACAGGTTACCCTGCTTTGTACATGATGCTCAATCGAAATAAAAAAGCGATCACGCTGAACCTAAAAAGAGAATCAGCAAAAGAAATTCTTTTCAAACTTTTGGAAGACGCTGACATTTTACTCGAAGGGTTTCGTCCTGATGGAATGGATAAGATGGGAATCGGATATGATGTCTTAAAAGAAAAATTCCCTCGATTGATTTACTGTGGAATTTCTGGCTATGGAATTTCGGGTAAGTACGTAGACTTTGCAGGACATGATTTGAACTATCTTGCGATCTCGGGAGTTCTTGACCAAACCGGAAACCCACCAAGACCAGCAGGTTTTCAATTGGCAGATGTGGGAGGAGGTACTCTCACTGCTCTTTCTGCTATTCTTGCTGCCCTTTATTATAGAGAAAAAACAGGGAAAGGACAACGCATTGATATTTCTATGACTGATGCTTCTCTCCAATTTCTTTCGTTATACGGTGGGATTTTATCAGCCTCTGAAACTTCTCCAGAAGCTGGGAACGATATTTTATCTGGTAAATTACCAAATTACAATGTGTATGAAACCAAAGAAGGAAGGTATGTTGCTCTAGGTGCTTTGGAAGATATGTTCTTTCAAACTTTTTTACGGGCAGCGGGAATGGAAAACTTAACCAAAGACCATCCAATGAACGAAGAAAACATACCTCTCATTAAACAGAAGTTAACCGATTATTTTAAATCCAAAACTTATTCTGATTTACAGCCTATCTTTGATAATACAGATGCTTGTCTTTCTCCTATTCTCAATATGAAAGAAGTTTCAGAAGACCCACATATGAAAGACCGGGGAATGGTGCTCGAAAGAAACCATCCCAAATATGGTCCAATCCTCCAGTTTGGTTCTCCTTTCCATTTTTCGGAAACCCCTTTTGTCTACAGAAATGATCCACCGGAACACGGGGAACACACTGAGGAGATTTTGGGTGGTTTGGGGTATCCCAAAGATAAAATTGCGGAGTTCAAAAAAGACCGGGTGATTTAACGGCTCCCTTGCTTTTTTTTCGTAATTTCTTTAATTTGTCCCAGGGGGGAGGTAAACTCTCCCCTAATCATACAATATGAAGTTATTACAAGTTTCTGACCTCCACCTTTCCCAAAGTTCCAAAGACGAAAAAAACTATTCCTTAGCCGTACTCGGTGAAATTTTTGAAACCGCAGAACAAACCAAATGCGACCGAATTCTATTTTGTGGAGATCTTTTCAATACCTTCCCCGATTTAGAAGCACTCCGATCAGAGTTTTTGAAAGTAGTTTCTTCTTATTCGGGAATTGTTTACTTTCTTCCTGGAAACCATGAAATCTTGGAGAAAAAAGGGAATAGCAACCGTTATGTGGACTATGATTGGTCTGAAAAGGTCAAAGTACTAGACGAAACTCCCTATCGTTTATTTGAAGATACGGGAATCGAGTTTGTATCCATCCCCCACCAAGAAAACTATTCTGGATTGTTATTATCTCCGCCACCACCCAAACAAACGAAAGTTAGGATCGGCCTTGCTCATGGAACGGTTCCTGGAATGAGTTTTACAGGTCTTAGCGAGGAAGAAGAAGAAGGTGGGTCGTATCTTGATCCCCAACTCATCCAAAACTTAGGTTTGGATTATCTTGCTATTGGCCACCTCCACCGCGCGCGTATGGGATCGGTTGGAAACTGTAGCGTTGGTTATGCGGGATCTTCTCGAGTTTGGAGAAAAGGAGAATTGGGGCCAAGAGGGGGAATTTTCATTCATATCGATGGATCTAAGGTGCGCACAGAACCTGTATATTGGAAAGAGGCTGGTGAGTATCGAGAGATCTTAGTCACTTTGGATACCGAAGGAAAACCGGAAGAAAGTATTGAAACATATTTACGTGGAACAAATCCCAAGGATTGGATTGTGTTTCGTTTTGCGGGATATGTAGACTCGATGGCAGAAAAACAAAAGTTTCAAGAAACTTTTCTTCGGGAATGGAAATCAAAGTATCGCATCTTAGAGTTTGATCCAGATGAATCCCAAATTACAGTGATCCAACATTTGTCAGAAAATGAATTTGTGAAACAATTCCTCGACAAAATGAATGAACGAAAAGAACAAATGGAACCTCTTCTTTGGAGACAGACTCGAGTCACTGGCATTCGTTTGATTTTAGAAGGTAAAAAAAACCGATGAAATTAAAAATAGAAAACTTCGGTATCTTTTCTAAAAAAGAATTTCCCATTGCAAAAGTCACTGTATTTACAGGACCCAATGAATCAGGAAAAACAACCATCTTAGATGCATTTGTATCGGCACTTGTCAAAGTGGTGGGAAGTACAAAATACGGAGCTCTTTTGAATGCTCGGTACAAACCAGACAGAAGTTCTGACTTAGGAATTACAAAACTATCCCTCTCTCAAAATTTATATTTGAACTCACTTGTGATTCGAGAAGGGAATATGGATGTAGGTTCTGAAAAGGAACTCATAAGCACCATTGAACAAACAATATTCGATAGTGGATACAATCCATCACAACTGAAAGAACAAGTAGAACAACTTTCTGCAAAATCGGGAACAAGAAAATCAGCCAAAGAATGGAATCTGGCTTTGTCTGAATTTAACGCCGCCAAACAAAAGTTTGACGAATCTGAATTGGCTCTCAATAAAATTTCCTCTCAATTTGCAGATTTACCCCTTTGGGAAAAAGAACGCCAAAACCTAAAAGAAACTTTGGCTTCAAACTTAACCGATCAGACCAAACATAAAAAACAACTGGAAGAGTTTCGCGAAACCGAAGAACACAGTGAAGCCGATCGTATTTATACCCAACTATTACAATGGGATACTCTTGAATCGCAAACAAAACAAGAGGAAAATATTCTAAAATCTGACTGGGATAAAAAAGCAAAAACTCTGGATGGAGAAACCAAATCCTTAGAACAAAAACTTTCCCTAACAAAAGAAAGAATAGAAACATCGGAATCAAAATGGGAATCCTACAAAGTACAAAAATCACAAGCAGACCAAAAGTCCAAAAAACTAGAATCGTATTTTGATTTTTTTGAAACCTGGAAACAAACCCTCCGCAAGTTCCAAGAAGAATCTCCCGTGGTTCAAAAAACAGTTTGGAATCCGTTGTACAGAAGTTTGGCGGGAGGATCTGGGGTTTTAGGGATTTTTTCTCTTATTTTTTCACTATTTTCTGACTTTGGAATTTGGGTCTATTCTGCGCCCGCCATTCTTTTGATTGTTAGTTTTTATTTTTATTCCCGCGCCAAAGAAATCCAAATTGAAAAAGATGAGCCGAAATGGAATGAAATGATTCGCAGGATTGCAACGGAAATGGAAACCAAAACTTTGGGAGAATGGAAACCCGACTCACTTAGTATGGAATCTATTTCTCTTACTTTCCAAAGATTTGATAGAGAATATACAAAACAAAAACTCGAATTGGAAAGTTTGAATTCTACAATGTCGAACATGGAAGAAGAAATCTCCAGGCTTCGGGCAGAGGAGAAAAAAACAAAAGAAATACTTTTGGAAAAAGAAAAAGAATTAACTACAATTTGGCGAGAAGCGGGTGTACATTCTCTTTCTGAACTTTCGGAGTTGTTTGTTCAAATTCGGTTAAAACAAGAAAAATTACATACCTTAGAAGAATCGTTAAAAAACGTATCCAAAAAATGGGGAAATATTGATTTAGGAGAGTTAAAACTCAAACTAAAAGATAAACTCAGTGATTTTGAAAAAAAAGGAGTTCCCAAATCTTTTTCTTCGGAAGATCGAGTCGCCAAACAAAGATTAGAAAACACAATCCAGTCGTTTGCCGATTCTATCCGAGACTTAGAACGTAAGTTAGTGGACTTGGAAAAAAAGTTAGATACGGGCAAAGCTGTATTGGAATCGCAAATGGTCCCAGCTCAAAAAGAATGGGAACAGACCAAAAGAGATTTAGAAACAAAAGAAAAATGGAAAAATGATTTGGATAGAAACTTCCAAGCATTGGAAGTATTGTCTGAAATTTTTTCTGAGATGCAGGTGGAAAGTACGGACAAAATGTCTTCCTTGGTTAAGTCTTTACAAACCCGAATGGATGCTTTAAAAGGTTCTCTTCCTTCTAAACAAATCCAATGGAATGGATTTTCAGATGAAATTCAGGTCACAACCGATTCTTCTCAGGAGAGTTTGGCATTTGCCAATCTGTCTACAGGAACCAAAGAACAAGTTTCTTTCGTGTTACGTTTGGAATATGCGTTTCGGATTGGAAAACAATTCAACTTACCCTATCTTTTGTTAGATGAGCCATTTCGTCATATGGATGCAAGTCGAAGGGATTCTGCTTTGGCCTACACACTTCAGTGTATTGCTAACGCAGAGGAAGATTGGCGAGTTGTGTTTTTTAGTTTTGATGGGGAAATTGTTTCCAAAATCAAAGAATTGGCAGCGGGATTAAACCTCCCCTGCCAAATCCATGAATTGACTAAACCAATTTCTTAGCTTCCGCAAGAACTGTATCGTAATTAGGTTCACTTCCAATTTCTGGTACAAGTTCTGTATACCGAATGATATCGTCTTTATCCACAACGAAGACCGCACGTGCAGAAAGACCAGCAAGAGGTCCCGCGGCAATATGAGTTCCATAATTTTTTGAAAAAGAAAAATCTTTGAACTGAGATCCTGTAATCAGATTTTCAGAATCGATTCCTTCTGTCGTACAAAAACGTTTCATAGCAAAAGGAAGGTCACCTGAGATGATAAGAGTTGTGATTCCATTTTCTTTGGCTGCTTTTTCGTTAAACTTCTTAGTTTCCAACGCACAAACAGCTGTATCCAAACTTGGAACGGCTACTAGAATTTTTACTTTTCCTGCTAAATCTTTTAATGTAAGATCACCTAAATCTTGTTTTGCGACTCTAAAGTCAGGCGCTTTGTCCCCTGGTTTGGGAATATTACCTTCGAGAGGAACTGGATTTCCTTTGAGTGTTACTTGTGCCATTGTTATCTCCTTTTTTTAGACTAATTCTAACCTTTCAGTGAATGGATTCTTCGGGAAGGATTTTTTCCATCCATTCTAAAGATTCCGTAAGTTCCCCTTTTCGAATGGACGCACTTAGAATGTGCACTCGGTCGAGTAACCAGGTAGGGGAGAGGTCTGTAATGTCACGAAACGCCTCTAATTCTTCTTTGTTTAAAGTTCCATCGAAGGAGGAACAAAGGGCAAAGATAGCAATAGGCCATTTTCTTTCTTCTGTTGAGAGTTTTTGGAAGGAAAACACAAACTCGTTCCAATCATCTAAGTTTTTTAATTTGTCGCGTTCGGGCAAAAGTCCAATGAGTCCAAAGAGCAAATATTCAAAGTTAGGATGGAAAGTTTTCGTAAAAACTATAGAGAGGGCGACGGCTCTCACAGCTGATTCAATTAATGTTTTTTTTCTTTCCTTTGCTTTGATTTTGAATAACATCGCATCGGATAATTTTCTTGTAATGATCCGTTTGCGTAATTCGTACAAAATGATATAGGTGGTGACACTGTCCCAAATTCCTGTGACAGGCCCTGAAATGTATTCGATTAAAAACCTTAGTCCTGTCCTTCCTAGAAAAACCTTTAACAAAAGTTTTGCGAAAATATTCGAAAGGAATACTTTGCTTTTATACAAAATTGTCCGAAAAAACAAGGCCCTTTCATTTAGGTGTTTGTAAGGATCAATCCCATACAATCGGATCCTGGGGTCAGGAATTTCCAAAACCAAACGTGCCATCATCCCTGGAATTGGTGTGATGAGTTCCGGTTCCTCAGCTAGAGCAATGTCTGCATACTTTGCCATCCGATAGGAAAGATAAAATCCCAATCGAAAGAGGAGATAAAATTCGATGAATGTAGCCATGGCCAAAAGAATCACAAATCCTGAAAGCGAAAGGAAGGAGAGTGATTCCCATGGCCAAAAGGAAAGTGGGGGAAGGTGAGTAGTAAGATAAACAAAGGCAACAGAAGGCAAAAATCCAATCCAAAAAGACCAAAAAAAACCCCAAAAGAGGAGAGTTCTAGAATGGTAGGCAAAACTTTTCCCAGAATCTTCGAGTTTTCCCGATTGGGAGCCAATGGAGATGAGAACCCGGCGACCCCACTGTTCTAAAAAACCCGGCTTGTAACGTTCTGTACTCATATTTTTTTGCAACCGAACTCCTGGATTAGGACTCACACTCCATGAAACAGGAATTCTCTATGACGACACAAGCTGAAATCAAATCCCAAATCCCGATCGATTGGGTGACTACCATATTTTTACTCACTTCTCCTCTCGTGGGGATCTTCGGATCTCTTTACTTCTATCTTTATGATACCATTCACTTAGGTACTTGGGCCTTATTTGTATTTTATTTTTTTGCTACAGGTATGGGAATTACAGTTGGATACCATAGACTTTTTTCACACAAAGCTTATGAAGCAAAAGCTCCCGTCAAACTTTGGTTACTTCTTTTTGGAGCTGCCGCTTTTCAATCCACTGCCCTCGAATGGAGTGAGGACCACCGCATCCACCACAGATTTGTGGATACAGATAAAGATCCCTATTCCATAAGAAAAGGATTTTGGTTTGCCCATATTGGTTGGTTATTTCGTAAAAGGAAGTATGTGCAACAAGGCGTACAAGATTTAGCAAATGACCCGCTCGTACTTTGGCAACATAAACATTTTTATTCGATATCCATCTTCATGTGTTTTATCCTTCCAGGTCTTATCACTATGTTATGGGGTTCGTTTTTAGAAGGATTTTTTGTCGCTGGTTTTTTAAGACTTTTTGTAGTTCACCAGTTCACATTTTTTATCAACAGTGCCTGCCATGTTTGGGGAGAAAGAACTTTCTCCAAAGAACAAACGGCTCGAGACAATTGGATCATCGCCTTTTTTACATTTGGTGAAGGATTTCATAACTTCCACCATGAATTCCAATCGGACTATCGGAATGGAATTCGTTGGTTTGATTATGATCCATCCAAATGGATGATCAAAGCTCTTTCCTATTTAGGTCTCACTTATAACTTAAAAAAAGTTTCTGAAGAAAAAATTTTACAAAAGACTATGTTTCTGAAAGAAAAAGAAACTCTTCATAAGTATACTAATGTTAGTGAAGACAAACTGCGTCATTGGGAAGAACAACTGGCAAGTTTACGTGAATCGGCATTACAAGAATACCAAAAATGGAAACAAGCAAAACAATCCTCTAGCGAAAAAGAAGCGGGAGTGTTAAAAAAGAACTTTGAACAAACCAAAGCCAGTTGGGAAAAACTTCTCGGCCAGCCACTTTTTACTTAACCTCGAATTTCCCGAAAGATTTCTTTTGGGATACTGGGAACGTCTCCTGGACCAACTAACGGTAAATATACCATAAACAAAGTTCGTCCCGGAGCCGATTCCACTTCAATCCTACCTTTGTGTTTTTCGATAATCCCTTTCACAATCCCGAGACCAAGTCCTGTTCCTTCTCCTTGGTCTTTTGTAGTAAAGAAAGGATCCCAAATTTTATCTTTGATTTCCGAAGGAATCCCCGATCCATTGTCTTCAAAACTAATCAGTACATAATCTTCCCCAATCCTTTTTGAGGAGATTATCAGTTTTGGATGTTCCACTTTTTTCATCGCATGGATGGCGTTGGTGATTAGGTTTGTCCACACTTGGTTGAGTTCATCAATATTACAACGAACTGGTGGAATACTTCCATATACCCTTTCAATTTCTACACCATGTTTGATTTGGTTTTGCATAATCACGAGGGTGTTTTCTAAACCTTCGTGTAAATCACAAACAGCATAAGAAGCTTGGCCCAAGTGAGAATAATACTTTAATGCTTTGACAATTCTAACAATATTACGAATGGCATATTTGATGTTTTTGATATTTCTCTGAAGGCTCAAAGTATTCTTTAACATTTCAAATGTTTCTTTCCCTCCCGTTTTCCAAATGCGAATCAGTTCCTCTTGCATATGCAAAAGATGGTGGTCGATAAGAAAGTTTGAAAGATCAGAAGCATTGTTTTCAGGAATCCCATCTTGGATGAATCGAAACTTAGTTTCCTTTTTTAATTTAAATTTATCTTTAGGATCTATTTTTGCAGCCGGATCCTCTTTTACAAAACTAAAGAGAATGTCTAGGTAAATGGAACGAAAGTCGGGATTTTGAATGAGATGGGTGATGTCACCCAAGTGAGATAAAACAAAAACTAGGTTTGCATCCAAGTTGTCCGCTGCCCCATTGATCACTGCTGCTGGGGTATTGATTTCATGAGCAATACCCGCAACCATCACCCCAAGAGAGGCCATTTTTTCAGACTGGACAAGGTGAGCTTGGGTTTCTTCTAACTCTTTCGTTCGTTCTCTCACTTTAGCTTCCAAAGTTTCGGTTAGATTTAACAGCTGTTGGTAAATCATCGAATTTGAAAGAGACATGAGGGATACGGAAAGGATTTCTAATATGATTTCAATTTCTTCTATATCGTAAATTTTCCCTTCTTTATGTTTTCCAAGAAGGATAAATCCCACGAGGCTTGATTTAATGGAAAGTGTAGCCACTAACTCTGATTTGGTTTCTTTGAAAAAATCTAATGCTTGTTTTGCTATCTTTGCGTGATTGGGAGAGGCAAACTGCAAAAAGTTTTCTTTGATATGGATTCCTTCTCTTTCGGAAAGCCAAAGTAAAAAAGGATCGAACACCGGTATCGAAGGTAACTGCGAAAACTTTTGGTCTCGTGATTCCAAAAAGGGCCTGGGTCGAAACTGCCCCTCTCTTTCGTCCCAAGTATACACTTGCACAAAGTCAGCAGGGATTTTGGATGCGAGAAATTGGCTGATGGTATCGCTAATTTGGTCTGGGTCATTGAAGGAAATGAGTTCTTCTTTGAATTTTTCTAAGGCAAAAAGATTTTGGACGAGTTCATCTCGTTTTTTAGGTTTTTCTGTACTTTGCGATAAACGTTTTCTGCGTAAAAAGAACAAAAGAGAAAGAGTCAAAAACCCCAAGACAAAGCTTGGGATCACGAAGTTTTTTGTGGAATCTGAGGTGCTTAAGGCATAGGCAAAAACAAACCAGCTAAAAGAGGAAAGGATTATGATTCCAAAAGGAAAGAAAACTTGTGTTTGCATGTCATCTGTATAGAATGTAAGAACTAGATTATTTTAATGAAGAATCCACTTGGGTAAAGAACTATTTACAATCGCTCGTATCTTTGGAGCTTATTACGAAATTTATTCAGAAGGAACCACGTATGTACGTGCCGTTCTTAAGGGCAAACTTCGGTTAAAGGATTCAGGAGAGCGCCATCCCTTTGTTGTGGGAGATATGGTCCTTGCCGAAAAATCTTCTGGCGAAGAGTGGGTCATATCCGAACGAATGGAACGAAAGAATTACTTAACAAGAAAGAGTGATCGAGGCGACAGTCATGTGTTATGTGCAAACTTAGACCAATTAGCCATCCTTGCTTCTTGTAAAGATCCGGAAACAAAACCCGGATTTATCGACCGTTTGCTTGCAGCTGCTTATCATACACAAATTCCCCCACTCATCATTTTTACCAAAAAAGATCTCATCACTGAGGAAGAAATCGAAGAACGAGAAGTTTACTACCGTGAGTTAGGTTATGAGGTGATGACGGTTTCTCTACTTTCAGAAGAATCCATCCAACCATTGTGGGATAGAATCCGTGGGAAACGAACCTTTCTTTGTGGAAACTCAGGCGTGGGGAAGTCCACACTCATGAACCATCTCCAAAAAAAGACAGTGCAGAGGACAAACCTAATCAGTGGCACGACCAAAAAAGGCAAACACACAACCACCAATTCCTTTGCTTTATTTTTAGAAGAAAACACTGTCCTGATCGATTCTCCAGGAGTCAAAGAATGGGGCATCTTACACCTGACACCCGTCGAACTTTGGGAAAGTTTTCCCGAATTACGAAAGATTAAAGAAACATGTAAGGAAATTTATTGCTGTGAACTAGGTTCTGAGTGTTCCATGCGAAAACACCTTAACGAGTCTATGGATGAAACCCGAAAAAAGAGCTTAGAATC
Protein-coding regions in this window:
- a CDS encoding metallophosphoesterase family protein translates to MKLLQVSDLHLSQSSKDEKNYSLAVLGEIFETAEQTKCDRILFCGDLFNTFPDLEALRSEFLKVVSSYSGIVYFLPGNHEILEKKGNSNRYVDYDWSEKVKVLDETPYRLFEDTGIEFVSIPHQENYSGLLLSPPPPKQTKVRIGLAHGTVPGMSFTGLSEEEEEGGSYLDPQLIQNLGLDYLAIGHLHRARMGSVGNCSVGYAGSSRVWRKGELGPRGGIFIHIDGSKVRTEPVYWKEAGEYREILVTLDTEGKPEESIETYLRGTNPKDWIVFRFAGYVDSMAEKQKFQETFLREWKSKYRILEFDPDESQITVIQHLSENEFVKQFLDKMNERKEQMEPLLWRQTRVTGIRLILEGKKNR
- the tpx gene encoding thiol peroxidase, which translates into the protein MAQVTLKGNPVPLEGNIPKPGDKAPDFRVAKQDLGDLTLKDLAGKVKILVAVPSLDTAVCALETKKFNEKAAKENGITTLIISGDLPFAMKRFCTTEGIDSENLITGSQFKDFSFSKNYGTHIAAGPLAGLSARAVFVVDKDDIIRYTELVPEIGSEPNYDTVLAEAKKLV
- a CDS encoding beta strand repeat-containing protein, producing MFRVCISIIFLVFSTLSVSCQSITPINLQMLFGSFFASTTGQGSVIYDTPNFLFTSENGKQAEFTVRLNIEPNSSVRIGPITVSDPTEGVLLSSTFIEFTEDNWDIPQSVRLAGVDDLIADGNQNYRVQLGTTFASDIRFSSQGLPVLLVVNTDNESSGVAASPTLGLITSETGETGTIAYVLQTRPMQDVYIRNFVSNDTTEATVAAVELVFTPNNWDVPQTVTITGVDDFSVDESTFQISADVTVSNDPAYLGKPVPIITGTNVDDDVAGFTVINLSGLTTTEAGGAVSFAVVMNTLPTNSVTIPSIVATPSSEGTASPSSLTFAPGEWFTPKIVTVTGVDDYIVDGSRTVSIVTGAATSADTDYNGLAGPVFPSVTNTDDDVPGFILTSPGSLTISENGGTLSFAIHLSSQPPPGFTVTLTGISENNSITNASTSNLVFTNANWNIDQFVNITTNNNSIDEDTRTVTLQFGTVDTGGSADPVYNSVTPPTQATIFVTDDDTAGFTVTPVGGLVVHENGTPSTETFTVVLNSQPTNSVSIPSITSSNTAEITVSPSSLNFTVGNWNTPQTVTVTSVLDGSDDGDQNVNITFGNSSSTDPKYNSIAIPAVTAINTDSNEPLVRIQNLSASSMAENGSSTITFEIRLSLKPSSNVTIGPITSSDGTEAVLLNSTAGVAASRTLTFTPTNGQSANYTGNTSDSGWDVPQVVTIRSVSDSFDDGNLPVTIHIPQASGSYFTGLYPTGTLPGYTEASGNLVVTINDNDTVGFTISSTTLNLTEGGSDGTFTVRLNSAPCDTPGNLAACATGSVTIPITGETFNLPDSVQYTFTPASLTFTQANYSTTQTVTVMVTNDSINEINTRTHTLALGAISGSGTDYEGLNPNDITINITDDDNPSPSILFTLDAGQPYFTTESGQSAMYSLRLGSRPLPGNQVTVTLATSDATEGMINDSGTPVSSKQYIFDETNWSTSVPVEIQGVSDALTDGNVSYNITVNGTETGSTPSWYISFVGSTGNTATLLNYSVSENPVTVITPTNLTRAENSSAFPIYILLSQAPTDDVTVPVSVTTTFPCELITSPSIPQFSISTSSVTITSANWNTIGAHNTIIVTPNDDAVDDGNVSCPIVIGILSSSDGFYNGVNPYPASNYPMLTLNDNDSAGITTSGFTPATVVTSQSGASSEFYIHLDSQPTANITVNFSTTPGGLVSFPTAPLTFTPSNFGTGQLVTVTGLDTASLVDVSYIISSVVTSGETGTGFSPSTIYSALTPLSVSGNHINYIYDIIPCSDPNPMNACGTAPNSSGGLVTSPNLITTEIGGQSRFQVRLRARPITNVTIPVSSSNVAEGTVSGASLVFTSSDWNTFQNIVLTGVDDFLVDGNMAYSILFGSLSGGGTGFNGESLPSVSVTNQDND
- a CDS encoding ATP-binding protein: MKLKIENFGIFSKKEFPIAKVTVFTGPNESGKTTILDAFVSALVKVVGSTKYGALLNARYKPDRSSDLGITKLSLSQNLYLNSLVIREGNMDVGSEKELISTIEQTIFDSGYNPSQLKEQVEQLSAKSGTRKSAKEWNLALSEFNAAKQKFDESELALNKISSQFADLPLWEKERQNLKETLASNLTDQTKHKKQLEEFRETEEHSEADRIYTQLLQWDTLESQTKQEENILKSDWDKKAKTLDGETKSLEQKLSLTKERIETSESKWESYKVQKSQADQKSKKLESYFDFFETWKQTLRKFQEESPVVQKTVWNPLYRSLAGGSGVLGIFSLIFSLFSDFGIWVYSAPAILLIVSFYFYSRAKEIQIEKDEPKWNEMIRRIATEMETKTLGEWKPDSLSMESISLTFQRFDREYTKQKLELESLNSTMSNMEEEISRLRAEEKKTKEILLEKEKELTTIWREAGVHSLSELSELFVQIRLKQEKLHTLEESLKNVSKKWGNIDLGELKLKLKDKLSDFEKKGVPKSFSSEDRVAKQRLENTIQSFADSIRDLERKLVDLEKKLDTGKAVLESQMVPAQKEWEQTKRDLETKEKWKNDLDRNFQALEVLSEIFSEMQVESTDKMSSLVKSLQTRMDALKGSLPSKQIQWNGFSDEIQVTTDSSQESLAFANLSTGTKEQVSFVLRLEYAFRIGKQFNLPYLLLDEPFRHMDASRRDSALAYTLQCIANAEEDWRVVFFSFDGEIVSKIKELAAGLNLPCQIHELTKPIS
- a CDS encoding CaiB/BaiF CoA transferase family protein, which codes for MSQNQNQTSRGPLAGVKVVDLSLLLPGPLCSQHLADMGAEVIKIENPRAYDGSRAMFKGKTGYPALYMMLNRNKKAITLNLKRESAKEILFKLLEDADILLEGFRPDGMDKMGIGYDVLKEKFPRLIYCGISGYGISGKYVDFAGHDLNYLAISGVLDQTGNPPRPAGFQLADVGGGTLTALSAILAALYYREKTGKGQRIDISMTDASLQFLSLYGGILSASETSPEAGNDILSGKLPNYNVYETKEGRYVALGALEDMFFQTFLRAAGMENLTKDHPMNEENIPLIKQKLTDYFKSKTYSDLQPIFDNTDACLSPILNMKEVSEDPHMKDRGMVLERNHPKYGPILQFGSPFHFSETPFVYRNDPPEHGEHTEEILGGLGYPKDKIAEFKKDRVI